The Vicia villosa cultivar HV-30 ecotype Madison, WI unplaced genomic scaffold, Vvil1.0 ctg.000844F_1_1, whole genome shotgun sequence genome contains a region encoding:
- the LOC131631578 gene encoding uncharacterized protein LOC131631578: MGADWGPVIVAVALFIVLSPGLLFQFPARSRVVEFGNMSTSGISILIHAIIYFCILTILIVAIGIHVHFN; encoded by the coding sequence ATGGGAGCTGATTGGGGACCAGTGATTGTTGCTGTTGCTTTGTTCATTGTCTTGTCACCAGGGTTGCTCTTCCAGTTTCCAGCAAGGAGTAGAGTTGTGGAATTTGGTAACATGAGTACTAGTGgaatttctattctgattcatgctattatatatttttgtatacTTACTATCTTGATTGTGGCTATTGGTATTCATGTACACTTTAACTGA